Proteins from a single region of Pelagicoccus enzymogenes:
- the sucC gene encoding ADP-forming succinate--CoA ligase subunit beta: MNIHEYQAKKLFEEYGIPCPKGAATSSSDEFEACIDSLGEGLVVVKSQIHAGGRGKGTFTDGFKGGVKLAKTKEEAIEYANKMLGNTLVTIQTGEAGRKVQTIYFTEGADIKKEYYLAVLLDRATSRPVIVASTEGGMDIETVAEETPDRIFKVFIDPAYGLADFQLRELVTKLGLSKLESKNAAKLIRNLYTMFWEKDADMIEINPLITTETEDVLALDAKVSFDSNALYRHPEIQALRDLNEEDPKEIEASKFDLSYIALDGSIACLVNGAGLAMSTMDIIQHFGGSPANFLDVGGGASKEQVIAAFKIILGDPNVKGIFVNIFGGIMDCDVIANGIVDAVKEVGLELPLVVRLEGNNVVAGRKTLDNSGLTIVTGSSMADAAEKIANLVA, translated from the coding sequence ATGAATATTCACGAATACCAGGCGAAGAAACTATTTGAAGAATATGGCATCCCTTGTCCAAAGGGTGCCGCGACAAGTTCGAGCGACGAGTTCGAGGCTTGCATCGACAGTCTGGGGGAAGGCCTGGTTGTCGTGAAATCGCAAATACATGCGGGTGGCCGCGGCAAGGGAACCTTCACCGACGGTTTCAAGGGGGGCGTCAAGCTCGCCAAGACCAAGGAAGAAGCCATTGAGTACGCCAACAAGATGCTCGGCAATACGCTGGTTACCATCCAGACGGGCGAAGCGGGCCGCAAGGTGCAAACCATCTACTTTACCGAAGGCGCCGACATCAAGAAAGAGTACTACCTCGCGGTCTTGCTCGACCGCGCCACTTCCCGTCCGGTGATCGTGGCTTCGACTGAAGGCGGCATGGACATCGAAACGGTTGCCGAAGAAACGCCAGACCGCATCTTCAAGGTTTTCATCGATCCGGCATACGGCCTCGCGGACTTCCAGCTCCGCGAACTCGTGACCAAGCTCGGCCTCAGCAAGCTCGAGTCCAAGAACGCGGCCAAGCTCATCCGCAACCTTTACACCATGTTCTGGGAAAAGGACGCGGATATGATCGAGATCAACCCGCTGATCACGACCGAGACCGAAGACGTGCTCGCCCTCGACGCGAAGGTCAGCTTCGACTCCAACGCCCTTTACCGCCACCCCGAGATCCAAGCCCTGCGCGACTTGAACGAGGAGGACCCCAAGGAAATCGAAGCTTCCAAGTTCGACCTCTCTTATATCGCGCTCGACGGTTCCATCGCCTGCTTGGTCAATGGCGCCGGCCTCGCGATGTCGACCATGGACATCATCCAGCACTTCGGCGGCAGCCCGGCCAACTTCCTCGACGTGGGCGGCGGCGCCTCCAAGGAGCAAGTGATCGCAGCGTTCAAGATCATCCTCGGCGACCCGAACGTGAAGGGGATTTTCGTCAACATCTTCGGCGGCATCATGGACTGTGACGTCATCGCTAACGGAATCGTGGACGCGGTGAAGGAAGTCGGCCTCGAGCTGCCGCTGGTGGTTCGCTTGGAAGGAAACAACGTAGTCGCGGGCCGCAAGACGCTCGACAACTCCGGCCTCACAATCGTCACCGGAAGCAGCATGGCGGACGCCGCTGAAAAGATCGCAAACCT